In Corylus avellana chromosome ca8, CavTom2PMs-1.0, the genomic stretch GAATGGACTCGAATAATTTGACTGAGCAACATGTTCATAATGAGATAAAGCTAAAATCTATGGGATATTGGTAGGAACTTCCTGTATTGTTTTCTTAGTAAGTGTTTCTCCAAACCAGGGGCAGAACCAGGATTTGAGATGAGGGAGGACTAAACTAAAAAATGAAGATctttaaggataaaaaaaaataaaattgggggggtcgaactcataaaaaaaaaatttaggggaattttttaaaaatttagagattttttaaaaatctggggGGACTTTTGGCCCCCCAAGGCCAGGGGCAATTCCACCCCTGCTCCAAACCACATTATCTATACCTATGCCTCCGAATAGGTACGTGGTGGTACTCGCACTTGTCTTACATTGTGTGACTAATAAATAAGCAAGGATTCTGTTGACTGAAACCACTAAAATATTTAGATAAATAACCTACATTTGAAGATATTTCTCAAACCCAACAGTAGTTTATCTGATACAACCTTCAATGTTTAACATGTAACTAAGTAACCATGGCCAGCCATCTCTTTGCTCACATGTTTGTCAATAAAGCTAAACAGGTTATAAAAGTATccaaattacttttaaaaatataagtaaactgctattaatttaactaaaaattcTTGTACCACACTACCAAGAAGAAAAGGCAACAGCACTCTTTCAATTTATCAAAATTGATGATGGCTGATGCACTAGCTTTCATTCCATCTGTGTTCTATTGAAGAGCTGTTCACCTAATATCCATTTCTGGCTCATCGCATAGATTTAAATAGGAGTATAAAACAGAACAGATTCCCAACGCAGTCCCCGTACCTTGGGCAAGCTCTCTAAGTAAGCAATTGGGATTTCCATCTCAGCCAGCACACTGCTATTTATTGCCATGGCAGCCTTAAGGATCTGATTTGTGCATTCCCTGGAGTTCAgcaattttttccttatatCTTGAGACAAACCGTTTGGTGGGACCTTAGGGAAGGGGAGCCACCATTTCTCTTCCTGCCTAACTGAAGGTCTTAAAGGGGATGCAGACAAATGATATGCTTCTGTGTCATCAGCGCCAGAAACAATTATCCCGCGATCAACATAATAAAACTCAGAATCCTGAAAACCATCAAGAATGCCAAGTAGCATTGCATCTAGTTTTTTGAGTGCTGGGAGGTTCGCATAGAGATCTGCGCGAGGCCGATTCACCATAACCTCAAAGGTCCCCCCACCTGGCAATTCTTGCACAGATGGAATGAGCTCTACAATGAAGTCACTCACACATAAAAGCCATTCCATTTCTCGATACCACATTGATTTCTTCTGAGGCGCCAATGGCTCTAGCTTCCACAGCTCCCCAAACACAGTAGCTGCCAGGAATAATTCAAGAGAACCATAGGTCCGCACAAAAATGAGAGTAAAATCAACTGAATCTGGCTGGCTATACAACAAtgaaaaaacaacataaaattggAATTTTTAAAGCTAGTTTTCtgtattgtattttgtttgaaCATCTAATACAAACttgcaacaaattaaaaatgcaGAATcgtgattcttcttcttcttcctctttctcctcaGCAACAAAAAGGATGAcacaaatgaaataaaacaagtatCTCATTTAAATATAAAGGAAGAAACAAACCCGAAAGGTTTGTGATGGCATTGGAGATAGCAAGAGCGGTACAAACTCCCTTCCCTCCCCCTGACATATCTTCTCCAAGCAGAAGCTTAGCAAACCGCTCCTTCATCAACTCAATTTCTGCAATTACATGTTAACTAACTATAAATCAAGCATATATAATTATCTATATAAGTGgagaagtaaaagaaaaattagcaATCTATAAATCGTCTCAACCAAGGTTCAAATGATACTTGAGTCTTTTAAGGAGCTAAACCCCTAAAGACACGAAGTTTCTCGTTCATTTTACAACTCCTTTCTTCCAGTTTTCCCGTAAACCAAACAGAACCTAATAGCCAAACCTATAACATATCCAACGTATAAAAGAAATATGACCGTTAAATCTTTCCGAAATAGGTCAAGttcaataaaagaaaggaaaaaagaattgtTAAACACTGACCGGATAACTCCGTCTCCGGTTTATCCGTCTTCTTCGGCGGAATCACCACGTGCCTACCACCGACCACCGGCAGCATCACCGGAACCGGCACCGGAAAACCTGAATCCTCGTCCAGCTCGTTTCCGGCGCGCGGCGAAGACGTCAGAGAACTCGAGACGCACTCGTGACCATATCGCCGACGCGAAAAAAAGCCACTGGAACTCTCAGACTCGCTCACGTCCGCGCTCAGACTGTAGCTCTCGAACCGCTCGCTCAATCTGTCGAAATCGTCTTCGGACGAAACGCTCCCCATTGATCAAGATCAGAGACGTCGGTTCTGATGAGGATTAAGAATCATTTACCGTACATTTCCCTCCGGTGCAGAAGAATTGCGGATTAACCGTACAGTACTCAAAAGTCACAGAACTGAACAGAGTAACAACAGTAAAGCAAATA encodes the following:
- the LOC132189010 gene encoding rop guanine nucleotide exchange factor 1-like isoform X2, with product MGSVSSEDDFDRLSERFESYSLSADVSESESSSGFFSRRRYGHECVSSSLTSSPRAGNELDEDSGFPVPVPVMLPVVGGRHVVIPPKKTDKPETELSEIELMKERFAKLLLGEDMSGGGKGVCTALAISNAITNLSATVFGELWKLEPLAPQKKSMWYREMEWLLCVSDFIVELIPSVQELPGGGTFEVMVNRPRADLYANLPALKKLDAMLLGILDGFQDSEFYYVDRGIIVSGADDTEAYHLSASPLRPSVRQEEKWWLPFPKVPPNGLSQDIRKKLLNSRECTNQILKAAMAINSSVLAEMEIPIAYLESLPKSGKACLGEILYRYVTAEQFSPESLLDFLDFSSEFTTLDIANRIEAVVHIWRPKYLKTHSLPAKAGKSSWGGKVKGFVGDREKSKYLASRAESLLQNLRLRFPGLPQTALDMSKIQYNKDVGQSILESYSRVMESIAFNIMARIDDLLYVDDAAKQRAAAAAAEATSLYNQERSGCGLPKQKRISGSPFSIQRSYCASPFTMPACHFSQIDGSPGGRTHHAVKNSRTVK
- the LOC132189010 gene encoding rop guanine nucleotide exchange factor 1-like isoform X1, yielding MGSVSSEDDFDRLSERFESYSLSADVSESESSSGFFSRRRYGHECVSSSLTSSPRAGNELDEDSGFPVPVPVMLPVVGGRHVVIPPKKTDKPETELSEIELMKERFAKLLLGEDMSGGGKGVCTALAISNAITNLSATVFGELWKLEPLAPQKKSMWYREMEWLLCVSDFIVELIPSVQELPGGGTFEVMVNRPRADLYANLPALKKLDAMLLGILDGFQDSEFYYVDRGIIVSGADDTEAYHLSASPLRPSVRQEEKWWLPFPKVPPNGLSQDIRKKLLNSRECTNQILKAAMAINSSVLAEMEIPIAYLESLPKSGKACLGEILYRYVTAEQFSPESLLDFLDFSSEFTTLDIANRIEAVVHIWRPKYLKTHSLPAKAGKSSWGGKVKGFVGDREKSKYLASRAESLLQNLRLRFPGLPQTALDMSKIQYNKDVGQSILESYSRVMESIAFNIMARIDDLLYVDDAAKQRAAAAAAEATSLYNQERSGCGLPKQKRISGSPFSIQRSYCASPFTMPACHFSQIDGSPGGRTHHAVKNSRYTLERLEKLTFQ